Genomic segment of Apium graveolens cultivar Ventura chromosome 7, ASM990537v1, whole genome shotgun sequence:
CACTTCTGACATCTATACAATGGAGAAAGATAACAAGGATTAACAATTATGTAAATACATTCCTCCAATTCACCATCAACATGTTTGCAACAATTTAGCAATACATACTAAGAAGACCTTGCCAGTTGTTTCTTAGTTTAATCTTTAGCCTACGGAGGtatttttttgtatttatttgatAATATCACAATAACATTTAGGTACCCACTATGTTATAAACACACAAGTTATAACGTATAAAACTTTTTTAATGCAAAGTGCTGCAGAAAAATTAACATGATTTCAAAAGTGAAGTATTGCAAACAAACTGGAATAGATTATATATTTTAAAGTAAACTGAACATAGTACTTCAAAGCATCACCAGTTTTGCAGTCTGTTCATTTGATGCATTTATAAATTCAGATAAAGAGCCGAGATTGATTTGATCAGATAAATAATTGAGGGTTTTCAGAAAACAAATATAAAGACTATTTGTACAAAAAAAAGTATTTTTGTTAAATAAGCTGCAAAAAGAAAAAGTTCTTGTAAAAACTTAATTATCCCAAAAATCATAATACCTCCATATATCGCACGTATCTTCTTGTAAAGCCTACATCAGTAACTTGAGGCAAGTTCAAGGCGCTTTCAAATTTGTAAGCTTCTTCTGCTAACCTGAAAATTTGAGGGCAGATAAAGTGTTTGGTGTGAAATTCTTCTATACATGCAAATGGATTTCATCAACTGTTCCTGTATTTAAATACATGACACCTGTGATGGACTTTAGTTAGCATGAAAGAATAGAGCTTTGTACTTCTCGGTGAAACCAAAGATTACAGAAAAGAACATTTGGTTGGACAAAGTAGTCAGAGATTGTAAGGTCCTGCTCTCATGATGATGGAGTCCCTTTCTTACAAGCCATCATCCATATAAAACACACTTGTTAGAATTATGATACGTCatttaattcaaatatatattttaataattgatTGTTGTTGACCAAATCTTTAGAAAATTTTTGGATTACAGTTGTAGTGCTTTTAGGAGAAAAGATATGTATGTTATGTATTGGCTTATATAAAGGCCACACTATTACACTAATTCGCAAGTCCGGTCACTTTGTGAAAAAATTGCACTAAACATTTATAGCACGATCTTATTGACTACATATCAACCTTAGAATGGAGCTAAGGATGTAATCCATCTAATTCCAGGTGACATAATGATACTGTGTTCTTTGCTCAAAGGTGGATCTTCTTTTTTCCTTTGGGGGGGGGAGGCGGGGGCTGGGGGGAGTTTCCATGCCCGCCAGAAATAAACGATTTATATATCTTGAGGTGTTTCTTTGTTTAGGTTGAGTACTTCAGGTGTTCAACTAAAGTTAAGGTGGTTAATAGTCACATCATAGCTCTATGTTATTACTAATTTAATAGAATCGGACTCGacatattttgaaaaatatacatttttttattttaaaataagtgtcCTAATCCGAGTGTCCGTGTCCGAGTGTCGAGTGTCCGACACGGGTACTTGAAGGTAAGATgaagagtccgagtaacataCACAATCCTGTTGGCTGTAATTACAGAGATTGAAATACAAGATTCGAACAAGTTCAGATCGTAAAGAAAAAATTATTCATTCCTACACTGCGGTTCATAAACATTAGGACACATTATATATAAGCCATCTAGGAATATTAATCTGGAGTTTTGGATCTGAGTGTTCATCCCTGTACTCCGATTCATAAATGTTAAGACACAACTTATAAGAACCAGCTGGGAAGATCATATTATAATGATCAGGAGTTTTGGGATGGTGAATGTAACTAGTGATTCATACATTACGTTGACTTGGAAAGTAACACTGCCTCACATGAAACTATACAAACagaaaaaaaaaaatcaattgtAACAGAATAAAAAAGCTCGGTGCATAGACCAAATTTCTGCTTTATTTGGATTGTGTACCTAAATTCACATccaattatatatgtatatataacaaTTATTGATAATTAACATAGAAGACCAAGATGGCTGAATGGCCACTATAAAGTAGATTGAGCTAACTATACAATGATGACTGTAGGAAATATGAAGAATACTTACGCATCAGAATATCTTTTCAATGTACTAGATTGCAAGTAGGATGAATCATTTTCAGCAGCATGCTTATATTCGCAGGACAAAAACCGAAGCTTGTCAACCTGGAAAGGATAAAATAGAGTTTccttttttattatataaaaatatattgtgCACTCATAAAACAATATACTTTGAGGCACGATGTTATTAAGTACGGTCAGTATAGTATATTACCTGAGGTAGCAAGGTATTTCCAGATATAAATTGCTCAATATTGCGAATACAAAAGTCCCACGACGAGATCTAGCCcattaaattgtaaaagtttTAGCCTGACTGCAGCAAAATCTTGCCACAAATTATATTACCATCAGATTTGTAAGCCTAACCTTAAGATCTGGAGTAAAAACAACGCAAAGCTGACCATCGTGAACTACACGCAAATTTTGATACACAGCCTCCACCGTTGCATTGTAGGAATGAACAACAATTTCACCAGACAATGTCTGGTGTTCGCTAGGCATGTCAAAGCTGAAAAACTCTTTCAGGATACCAGTTTCAAAACCAATTTTGGATAGTGCAGGCAGCGTTTCAGctgtaacttctgaaagtacacAAATAAAAAAATTACGTAGCTGGAAAAAAATGAGCTAAGGTTTATAATAATTTGTAAACAAGAAATGAAATACAAATGGAAAACAGGCTATTCATAAAACTGATAGCATCTAATAATCTGTTATAAACTTCTAGATACACTAATATATCATAgaataatataacaaaatataGGTAGAATCTTCCAATTTAACATCTCAAAGAATAAAAAGTCGAAACACAGGACAAAAGAAAAAAGATCTGAAACAACAGAGAAATAAATTAGATGACATACCATAACCACAACCTGGCTTGTGCTTGCATACTTGACACTGCCACGCCCTCTGTTAATGAAGTAAAAACAATGTATTAAGACAAAAGACATAAACAACACAGGATCGCCTAGTTAGAACTGTAGTGAGACTCATTACATGTCGTATTCTAGCTATTTTAAGAGTCCAGGATTGTAAACATTTGAACTCCACTCCAACAATCATGGTAAAATATAATTAGCAATATAGATTTTCCAGAGGCTTTTTTAAGAATAACTAGTCAATAAATATATATGCCAGAGAGTGCCTTTTTAAGATGAACTAGTCACACAAGAAGAATATTGAAAAATATACTTGCAAcaaaatttatcaaataatcTAAAATGTTGTCCAGTCAACATCGAATGTTATGTATAACAATTCTTAATTTCTTTTACCATTTTTACTTTAATTAATATACAGGTAAAATTTAATAGCACCAACCTGAGCAAAAGGAGCAGCCTGTTTAGGGCGATTCTTGCATCGTGAGAAGCACCATCTCCTTTTGGCACTGGGTGCAAAAAAATCTGAAACAACTTCCCTCTGGGACGCTATGCTAGCCTGTAATAAATAAAATCATGAATACAATGAGTAAATATGACCTATGCTGATGAAGACCAACTCAAAAAAAAGAAGTTTTACATTAGCACTAAGATGCAACTGGTGATACTGGATCAACCGCTTCGCACAATTTCCTGGAACAAAATTGAGGGGTCCATTGTTTAAACCTTTTCCCATCAAATTCTGGCATCCAGAACACAGGGCGCTTGATGTGCTGAAAAGAAAACATACACAAATTAATCTTCCAGCCTGGAGTTTCAGATTAGCAATACTGATTTGGTACTCCAAAACATGTATATGCTTACAAAACATTCATACTGCTCAGAATCTTTCTCCAAGTAAATACCAGATACCTTAATAATGTTAGTATCCAACTCTGAACATTAAAAAGGGAATTCTCCGATCAAGCTTGAAAGAACAAGCTAAACCTTATATTTTGAGTTAGATTTTTGCAGTTACTGATATTTTGGTAGTTCGTATTAAATGTCTATAAAAATATACATGATAAACTAGTAACTAGTAAGGAGGTTGTCACTACTATATATTGAATTCTAGCCCTAACAACCACGAAATGATTCTTGCATCACACCTGTAGCagtaaatattaatattaatataataatacaaataaattaaaattgttattattattattattattgctattattattaaattaatacaCATATATGCAAAAACTACAAAGATAAAGAGAGGTTACTTTATATATTTTCGTAAGAAAATAATCAATAAGACAAAATAATTCGGCAAGAAATTCGAAAAACAAGATTCGTAATTATTCATCAAAAACAACATAGGCACGTTAATTATTTCCCTCAACGTACTACCTTCTTAAT
This window contains:
- the LOC141674828 gene encoding transcriptional corepressor SEUSS-like; the encoded protein is MIVGVEFKCLQSWTLKIARIRHRAWQCQVCKHKPGCGYEVTAETLPALSKIGFETGILKEFFSFDMPSEHQTLSGEIVVHSYNATVEAVYQNLRVVHDGQLCVVFTPDLKISSWDFCIRNIEQFISGNTLLPQVDKLRFLSCEYKHAAENDSSYLQSSTLKRYSDALAEEAYKFESALNLPQVTDVGFTRRYVRYMEMSEVVNLRWDLIDHNRAAGINSRTSPAILGSSSSEDGEA